TGTGGCATCAGCGCCGATCAGTTCAGCTGACGGCGATCACGTCGCGTCCGTAGCGCTCCAGCGCCTCGACCGCGTGGTCGATCGAGTCGCCGGGCACGTTCACGCCGCACCAGTTCATGCCGAGGGCGGCGAGTTCGTCGAGTGCCGAGAGGTGCTGATCGGCGTTGAAGTCATCGTCGCCGGGCGCGCCGCCCGCGTCGGTCCCGAAGCTGATGTCGATCGCGGCCCGGTCTCGACCGGCTTCGTCGACATGGCGCCAGAGGTAGTCGAGCATGCCGGCGAGGTCGTCGACGGTCTCGAGCGCCGGCGTCTTCGCCGTGGCCGCGAGCGTGCGGGGCGCGGGGAACGGCACCCAGCCGTCGGCCGAGGTGGCGACCCGGCGACGGGACAGCTTGCTGTTGCCGCCGATCCAGATCGGTACATGGCCCGGTTGGGGGTTGACCGTCTGCCCGAAGGCGGTGAAGTCGCTGCCCTCGTAGGCGAAGTCGTCCTCGGTCCACACGCCGCGGAGCACGTCGATCGCCTCGTCGAAGATGACATTGCGCTGGTCGAAATCCACGCCGACGGCCTTGTACTCGCCCTTGAGGTAGCCGGTGCCGACGGCCAACGTGAACCGGCCGTCGGAGAGCGCGTCGATGGTCGCAACCGCCTTCGCGACGATGAACGGGTTTCGGTAGGGGAGCACGACGATGTTCGGGATCAGGCGGATCCGCTCGGTGACCGCGGCGACGAATGCCAGCGCCGCGAAGGGGTCGAGCGCGTCATGGCCGCCGCCCTCGAGCCAGCGGGTGGTCGGCGCGGGATGGTCGGTGAACCCGACACCCGAGAACCCGGCGTTCTCCGCGGCGGTGGCGAAACGCACGAGGCCGTCCTTGCGGAGGAACTCGGGGTTGTACGGGTGGGTGACCAGCGGGTAGGTGACGGAGTACTTCACTGATCGACAGCCTCTCGGAATCGGATGTAGCGGGTCGTTGCCGCGTCGACATGATCTGCCCGTGGTTCTACACGGTGACTCGTGCGCCGCCATGATCGGCTCGGCATCGGGTCCGCCTGGAGACCGGCGGTGAGGCGACTGGTGAAGGCGGCGCCGAGTGCGGCGCCCTCGGGCTGTGCGGTCACGTCGACGGGGAGTCCGGTGCCGTCGGCGAGTGCCTGCATCCAGGCGGAAGAGC
This Acidimicrobiales bacterium DNA region includes the following protein-coding sequences:
- a CDS encoding LLM class F420-dependent oxidoreductase — its product is MKYSVTYPLVTHPYNPEFLRKDGLVRFATAAENAGFSGVGFTDHPAPTTRWLEGGGHDALDPFAALAFVAAVTERIRLIPNIVVLPYRNPFIVAKAVATIDALSDGRFTLAVGTGYLKGEYKAVGVDFDQRNVIFDEAIDVLRGVWTEDDFAYEGSDFTAFGQTVNPQPGHVPIWIGGNSKLSRRRVATSADGWVPFPAPRTLAATAKTPALETVDDLAGMLDYLWRHVDEAGRDRAAIDISFGTDAGGAPGDDDFNADQHLSALDELAALGMNWCGVNVPGDSIDHAVEALERYGRDVIAVS